The genomic DNA ATGCAGACCACCCCGGCGTTCGTGTATCTGGTCCCCATTGTCATGCTCTTTTCCGTGGGTAACGTGGCGGGTGTCCTTGCGACGATCATTTTTGCCCTGCCGCCCATCATCCGGTTGACGAGTCTGGGAATCAGGCAGGTCCACCCCGAGCTGGTCGAAGCGGCACAGGCTTTCGGTGCCAACCGCTTGCAGGTGCTGGTCAAGGTGCAGATTCCTCTGGCCCTGCCGACGATTCTGGCCGGATTGAACCAGACCATCATGATGGCGCTTTCCATGGTTGTCATTGCCGCGCTCATCGGTGCGGGCGGTCTTGGTTCCCCTGTCATTCTCGGTCTGAACACGCTTGATATCGGCCGTGCGGTTGTCGGCGGTGTGGGTATCGTGCTCATGGCCATCGTTCTCGACCGCATCACGCAATCAATGGCTCAAAAATAGTAATAAAATATAGAATCTGAGGAGGTTCCATGAAACTGATGAAGTTGACGCTCGCCGCAATCTGTGCGGTTCTGATCGCGTCCTCCGCTCTGGCTATGGATATGAAACCGGGCAAGGGCGTGACCCTGAAGCCTGCACGCGCTACCTGGAATACCGGCTTTTTCCAGGAAGCTCTGGTCCGCCGGGGACTGGAAGAACTGGGCTACACCGTGAAGAAGCCCAAGGATCTGCAAAACCCCATCGCCTACAAGTCCATTTATCTTGGCGACATCGACTACTGGTGCAACGGCAACTTCCCGCTGCATGATGCCCAGCTGCCCAAGAACTTCGAAAAGCGGGGCGTGATTCTCGATCCGATCATCAAGGCTGGCGGCATGCAGGGGTACCTCGTGTCCAAGAAGGAAGTCGAAAAGTTCGGCATCAAGTCCCTTGATGATTTCAAGCGTCCCGAAGTCAAGAAGGCGTTTGACCTGAACGGCGACGGCAAGGCCGATCTCACTGCCTGCCCTCCGGGCTGGGGTTGTGAAAAGGTTATCGCCAGACATATGGAAGTGTATGACCTTGCCGATCACATCAAGCCGATCAAGGCCTCTTATGAAGCAGGCATGGCATCCGCTCTCGGAGCCTACAAATCCGGCAAGCCGATCTTCTTCTATACCTGGACCCCCAACTGGACAGTATTCAAGGTCAAACCGGGCAAGGACGTGATGTGGATCAACGTACCTGCCGAGGGTGACACCGAAGCTGCTGTCTCCGGCATCGAAGGCGCGGTCTCCGATCCCCTGCGTCCCGGTTTCGTGGTGTATGACATCACCGTCGTGGCCAACAAGAAGTTCCTTGAGAAGAACACGGCAGCCGCTGCCTTCCTGAAGAGCTTCAGGCTTACCATCGGCGACGTCAGCGCCCAGAACACCCGCATGAATGCAGGTGAAAAGTCCGACAAGGACATCGCCAAGCATGTGGACGAATGGATCGCCAAGCATCAGGACAAGTGGAACGGCTGGCTCGACGCAGCCCGCAAGGCCGCCAAGTAGCGCCTTTCCATTCTCGAATAGATAAGCCCCGGTGACGGATGTCGCCGGGGCTTTTTTTCGTGGTCGGACCGGAAATGAATAATGGTGAA from uncultured Pseudodesulfovibrio sp. includes the following:
- the proX gene encoding glycine betaine/L-proline ABC transporter substrate-binding protein ProX, which encodes MKLMKLTLAAICAVLIASSALAMDMKPGKGVTLKPARATWNTGFFQEALVRRGLEELGYTVKKPKDLQNPIAYKSIYLGDIDYWCNGNFPLHDAQLPKNFEKRGVILDPIIKAGGMQGYLVSKKEVEKFGIKSLDDFKRPEVKKAFDLNGDGKADLTACPPGWGCEKVIARHMEVYDLADHIKPIKASYEAGMASALGAYKSGKPIFFYTWTPNWTVFKVKPGKDVMWINVPAEGDTEAAVSGIEGAVSDPLRPGFVVYDITVVANKKFLEKNTAAAAFLKSFRLTIGDVSAQNTRMNAGEKSDKDIAKHVDEWIAKHQDKWNGWLDAARKAAK
- a CDS encoding proline/glycine betaine ABC transporter permease, with product MFEEALIPLDQWVSAFVDLLVDDYRDVFQMLKWPVEQMLNGFEQGLTSLHPLIVITVIAVAALKFSGKRLAVFSYLAMLLIGFLGLWEDAMITLAMVLSSVVICTLLGIPLGIMAGRSDKFEAAFRPVLDAMQTTPAFVYLVPIVMLFSVGNVAGVLATIIFALPPIIRLTSLGIRQVHPELVEAAQAFGANRLQVLVKVQIPLALPTILAGLNQTIMMALSMVVIAALIGAGGLGSPVILGLNTLDIGRAVVGGVGIVLMAIVLDRITQSMAQK